A stretch of DNA from Ovis aries strain OAR_USU_Benz2616 breed Rambouillet chromosome 14, ARS-UI_Ramb_v3.0, whole genome shotgun sequence:
GAACTGTCcaacattctttttcagattaagaaactgaggttcagagaagtcaaTTGCTGAAAATCACAGCTGGACACATTCATTGCATATGTCTAGGTACTTGTTTCTAGATTTATTGAGATGATTTATCAATAAATCATCTGCCTGTGATTCATTGCATGTACCCATCTTTTTATCAGTCTGGAATTTGCAATCGTTGTGTCTTGACATACTATCATTGCAccgtttcattttcttttctaattctaGGATGCCAGTTAAATGTGTTAGACTTCCTCTATCCTCCAAAAccgtttacattttctttttggtCTCTCCGCCACTTTTTTAGACTTTGCTCTAGCTGAATAACTCTTTCATTGTGTCTAATTTGTTTAGCCTAGTCTCTGATTTTTTACTTTTGGTTACTGTATAcctttgtgggttttttcctttcattctggCTAGGCCATTATTCAGGTCTGGGTTCCCTGCATGTATTTCCaagctctcttttttcttctaatcTTGACTGACGGGTCCACCACCTGCAGCCTTTGTGGGTCTGTTTTGGCTCTGTGGCCACAGctgcttcttgctgctgctgcattTCCATGTGTGTTTGGTTATTTGACTCTTACTGCTCATTGGTGGGGATTCTAGGTGTCAGCTCCTCCCACCAGAGGATTTTTCCGTTTCTGCTAGACATCTTAGTACCCTGGATCACAACAGGTGATGCAAAACCGGGTTGCCTGTGGCCCCAGATTCTCAGGGTTCATTCCCCCCACTCCTTTCCTTTAATTTTGTCTTTCCTTCAGCATTTAAAACACCTTCTCTGCAGTGTTCTGGGTCAGTCTTACCTGAGCTTGTAGTTTGGTGGGATCCCAGCTCCTATTATATTCTTCACCTTGGGCAGGCTTTGACTTCTGCTGGCCTGTCCCAAAAAGGCTACAAATTAGAAATCCAGGGTTGTTAACATCGGCAAATGCCCTCAGAGCAAAAGTGGCTTTAGGACCCCTATGGACCTTTCCCTTAAATTTTTGGCTTAGTATATCCATAACTGTGTTTTATTGGCTATTTGAGGCTTTCCAGATTTTACTTCCTGTTTTCAGCAGGATAGTCCAAATAACCCAGCCTTCTCTTTACAGGAATCCAAAATTCCACAAAACCAAGCCAAGTTATAAATCCAGGTCTCTTTGATTCTAAAATCTAAGTATTAAATAACTACTCTGACATATCCCCATCTCTGGAAATTTTGATTCCTTGGTAAGAATGTCAGAGACTGTTAGCCACTGCTCAATATCCATTTTCCCCTCTTCTGTTAGTTAATAATTAGCTGAATATCTTAAAACTTTTATTACAGGGATCTTTATGAGTTTCTGTGTGGGCATAATGCATCTGGCTAAGCACCTGCATTTCCCAGTCTCCCCTCTAGTCCTTCCATGTGGCTAAAGTTCTGATCGGTGAGCTGTGCATAGAAGCATGGTATAGTATTTCTGAGGATACTCCCTTCCCCACAAAATGGTAATGGGTGGAGCTGTAGCAGCCATCTTGGACCATGAGGCTGAGGGCCAAAGGCAAAGAATAATGGAAGAGTGGGCTTGAAGGAGTCTGGGCTCCCAGTGACTTCAGGGCCACCATACCTTCCCAATACTGGgtttctaaagaaataaaagctacCTTGTTTGAGTTTCTGTTAATACTATTTTGAGAGTTTTGAATCCAAACTGACACAGATGAAGAGTCAAAAGTCACCTCAGTCCAAGGGAATTGGCTAAGGATTCTTTCAGCTTTTTCCATCTCACCACGAACTGGCCCATGACTTCCTTCTCTTCCAAACAGCTTCCCTTAACAACACACAAACCAGTCTGGGCCCAGCCTTATAAATATTGATTTTATAGAAAGGACCAATTCAAAATTGGTCAGATGCCACACGTTAGAAGCTTTCCAGAACCACAaggatgaaaaaacaaaaccaaggaaaaaaaaaaaccccaaacagaacaaacaaaagtACTCCAGATCAAACTGCCTGAAAGTCAAGGTCTTGGTTCACTaaaggaatctttaaaaaaaatatgtggcTGGGAGATGGAGAGACCTCTAACACCTGAACAAGTACCCAGagtggaaggaaaaaaacagaaattgaaaCCCTTAGTTCCCGCccaccgcgcccccccccccccaatgcTGTCCAGAGAGAGGCAAAGGGTTTCACAGCTTTTTTttgtgggggtgggatggggtcaTGGCAATAGCTCAAATATCGGAAGAGAAGTTTTGCACTTcaacttttgttttcctcttgggGACCTAGAGACTGATAGCTTGAGGTTATGgagaaaactgatttttattgttttaatgggGGAAAATGTCTAGAAATGGCAGGTGGCCATGAAAAGTGTCAAAATGTGATCAGTAATCTGATGGCCCCCAATTCCTAAAGAGGAGGTGAGCCCTGGTGTAGCAGGTTAGGAAGGGTACCAACGCTGGGTGCTGCGGCCTCTTGGGAGAAAAGAACAAGTCCAGAGAGAAAGAACCGGGGGAAGGGATGCAAGGGGGCCGGAATGGGGGAACCCTTAAGTAGTACCAAAATTAGCTGCCGTCTGCTCCCTGCTAGTGGGTCCCTGGGGTACGGAAGGTGGCAGGGAGGGCATTGGGACTGAATGGAGAGGAAATTGagatgctcattaaaaaaaaaaacacccaactTGAGGATCTGAAGAGTAGAAAACCAGTAGGGGTCAATCGGAGTGCTTTCTTGGTCACCCCCATGAACCCCATCTTAGTTCTGGAGGGGGATCCATGCTGCCTGGGCTGGGGGTATGGGCTGGTGACCCAGTCCTGACCCTCGGCTcccagggggagggggtgggtgtgggtgtggtgggctcttccccaccccctcccccggctTCACCTCCCCTCCTCGCGGCCAGCCCGGCCCCCACCAGTGCCCGGCCCGTTGCAGGGCAGCACCCAGTTGTTATCATGCAGACCCAGGCGGCAGCCGGGGGTCTCGCGATCGGCTCGGCGGCAGCACATCCAGTAGGAACGTCCGTAAGGCAGGTCGTGGTGGTAGGGCTTGGGGTGCCAGCGGCAGAGCGACACATCGCCCTTCTCGTATCTCTTGCGGCACTGCTTGCAAGGGTCATCGCGGTAGAGTGGGTCGCGGCTCCAGCGCGAGTCTGTGGCCCGCACGCCGAATGCCTCAATGATGCCCTTGAAGTGGTGGCAGGTGCACTTGAGAGCCGCCAGGGCCCGCGTGGGCAGGAAGCTGAAGATCTTGACCAGCACGTGCTCTGGGAGCACCAGCATGTACTGCCGGGGCTCCAACAACCGCTGGATCTTGAAACGGATCTCCAGGAAGTCGTGGGACACGTGCCGGTACAGGCGGCACAGGGAGGTGTCGGCCGTCCCCTCAGCATCGTCCGGGCCTGGCGCTGTGGCCGGTGAGTCTGCTGGCGGAGGCTCGGGGGGCCCGTCCGGCCCCCGGGACTGGAGGAAAAAGAGCTGGCCAGGCGGGGGTGGCTCCTCGGGGCTGACAGTCAGGCACACCGTCTCCTCTTTCACGTTTTTGGTGCTGTCCTTGCCAAAGAAGATGCACTCGTCCACCACCCCTGTGACCACCACATCCACGTGGAAACCGGACGCTCCGCAGTCCCGGGCAGGGGGTGGCGGGGGCGCTGGGGGAGTGTCCTCGggcctggcgggggcgggggtctCACCCTCACTGGCTTCGTCTGCCCTAGCCAGCAGGAACTCCACGTTGCTGGGGAGGGCGTCCCGAGACGGGCTGATGAGCTGGTACAGGTCGCAAGTGATCTTGTCCTTGGCCCGGGCTCCAGGACCTGGGCTGCCAGGGTAGGCGCAACCCGGCCGGCCCCCGCTCCCGTTGGGTAAGCTGCCATCCGGTGCTCGGGACTCTCGGCCGTTGGAGATCCGGAAGGCGATGCGCACCTCCCCGGGGCCTGGCCCAGGCCGCTCCTCCTTGCGGAGGCCCTTGGCCGGAGGGTTGTCCCGCTGGGCCTCAAAGTGGGCCACTGCCTCGGCTACACGGCTGCAGTCCCCGCCGCCAGACCTTCGTTCGGATCCCAGCCCCTTGCCAGGCCCACCCTGCTCAGCCGACACGAAGACCACAGGCGCTGGGGTGCTGGGGCGCGGGTAGCTCTGCAGGGCCAGGGCGGCCCGCTGTTCCACCAGGGCCACCATCTCGGCCACAGAGAGCAGGTCCACATCCTCACCGGCGGAGATTGGGGCCCCCTCCGCGGCAGGGGGCCCGTCCTGTCCCCCTGGGTCGGGCGGAGCCTTCGTAGACTCGAGACAGCGCCTCCTCCGCTTGGCCTTGGAGCTGTCACTGCCCCAGTGCCCCTTGACCTTCATGGAGCTGGCCCGATTGCCCCCACCACACTGGTGGGCCACAAAGAAGGCCACCTTCTCCTTTGTATTCCCTGGCTTGATCACATACCATGTGTCCAGCAGAACTCGACCCTCGTCGCCAGCAGCGGCTGCGGAAAGGAGCGGGGCAGGCTGGGAGGCAGGAGCATCGGAGGCCAAGACCGGGGGCGTGTTCTCAgagtgggcagggccatgttctGGCTCCGCCCCACCACCAGGCTCGGAGCAGGCTGATGGCTTGAGAGCTGCAGAAGGCGGGCGTGGCTGGTTCTGGGAGTAGGTGCCAAAGGGCCGAGGGCACCAGAGCTGGAAGGGCAGAAGGCCACCTCGGTCCATTCTGGGAATGGTGGCAGACAGGCGAGGGTTCACCACATCGCAGGGCCTGGGTGGCGGTGGGGGGCTCCACAGGTCACCTGGAGACACGGAAGAGGGGGTGGGAGAGCTGGGGAACAGCCAGCCCTGTCAGTTCCTCTCTGACCTCAACCTCTTGGACCTGAGGAGACAGGCCAGGCTATACCACTCAGACCCTGTTCCCGCCCCGCCCTGACCCAGATGAGCAAATGGAGGTCTGCAGAGAGGTTGGGACCTGCTTCTTTAATACCCAGAGTGTGACAGGAGCTGGCAGTTTGCTCCAACCCTCCGCTGCCTGACTGGTTTTACTCACGATCCACAGGGCTTCTGCTGCCAGAACTTTAAACAGAATTTAAAGTACCAACTGATGAAAAGctcctcctttttctatttgatcACCCAATAATAAGTTCCTGAAAAGAGAattcccagccctgcccacagctATAGGAGCCTGAACCCATGGAGGAAGGAACAAGGTGGGCTGGGCAGGGGAAGATTGGAGGTAGGAGACAGAGAGGTCCTTAAGAGTGGAGCTCTTCACTCGGTTCTGGTTGTGAGGCTCTTTGGGGATCTATTATAGCTGTGGATCCTCACCCAGAAAAATGCACACACTTGCAACAAGACTGCAGGTTAATTCCTTTAAGCAAACACATAGACCCCTGGCATGAGAAGGCCTTTCTAGTCTAGCTTCTTCAAGCGGCTCCCAACTTGCTGAGTTTGAGGCTCAGAGTGGGGAAAGTTTATATGTTGCAAAACCAGGCCTTCAAACCTGGTTTCCAGATTTCTCAATTTAGGGCTTATAATAGTGACCGTTTTATTTTGCAATGACTTTGTGTGCATGACCTAATCTGGAGGCAGTCTTGCTAACAAGCCTGACCCAACtatgttctgggcttccctagtggctcagaaggtaaagcgtctgtctgcaatgcaggagacctgggttcgatccctgagttgggaagatcccctggagaaggaaatggcagcccactctagtattcttgcctggaaaatcccatagatcgtggagcctggtaggctaccatccatggggtcacaaagagtcggacacgactgagtgatttcacttcaacTATGTTCTACTGCAAAACTAACAGTCTCaaatcctcaatctttccctcgGGCATCTCCCTCCAGATATCTTGAAACCAAGACACTCTTCAAATGCCGAAACTTCCACATGCTTACAGACCAGTGAAAGCAGTCTGCTGACTCCTGGTTGTACTATTTTGAGCCACAGGCCAAATCCAGCCCATTGCCTGTCTctgcaaataaaatattattgaaacaTGTTCCTTTGTTCATGGCTACTTTTATGCTGctatggcagagttgagtagggTGACAGAAAACATATGgcttgcaaagcctaaaatactcattatctggccctttatggaaaaagtttgctgacctctgcaGTATATATGGTTCCTCTAAATTCAGGCAATACCACAGACACCACTAAATCACCATTTATTTCATGGCCCTATAGCTTTAAGATCTAGACAGCCTCCAAGCACCTCCAAGCACTCACAGACACCAGAGTCTTAATCCTAAGAATCCTTGCCCCCCATAATTCCCAATCCCACCTACTACTCCTAACACAGCCCCTGCTGAAATCTctttcttgcttaaaaaaaaaacaaaaaaaaaaaacaaaaaaccatacaGCCCCTAAAACCTATAGATGGCTAAGTTTACCAACAACCAACACATCTAAAATGTCCAGGAacagggtttccttggtggcttgatggtaaagaatctagagtctacctgccaatgcaggagacacgggtttgatttcTGATCTGAGAAGAACCCCCATGTCTCGGAACAAggaagcctatgcaccacaactttgagcctgtgctccagagccagagagccacaactactgagtccatgtgccctggagcctgtgccgcgcaacaagagaggcccccacaatgagaagtctgtgcacggCAGCAAGAGCggcccctgcctgctgcaactggagaagggCAGTGatgatgacccagcacagccgaaagtaaataaacaagattataaataaataaaatgtccagGAATAGAAACTACCACAGCAAAAGCCACTCATTCTCTATAGATGCAAATATATCCTGACCCAAAACATCCAGACCCTCTCAAAATCTTAAAACTTCCAAACCTAAAAATATACCCTCCAGCTCAGAAAGCCTCAATCTCAATGTAGACCCACACAAATCCCATGCCTACCAAGAACTCCAACACACACAGCAATTTCCCAACCTCACAGATGACCCAAAAGACCAGTTTTCTGAAATTCTATACTTAGCTCAAACTCTCTCTAAACCTCCACGTGCATTACCTAATCCCACAGAAGGGCCCCCGACCGCAAAACAACTAACTAAAACATCAATGCTTCCTAatacagaaaactaatacaaaacCATTTATTTGTCAAAGTTAAAAGAACCTCCAAAATTCTCCCAAAGAAACCTCACAAAATGTTAATATGTAGACATGAGCTTATGGCACGCTCACTGGCAGTTTACTGGGTACTGTTTTAACAATTCCTGCTAATTCTCCCTCCTCCCTAGGAAGCAGGGAGTGTTATTTGTCCGAGTCCAGATGAGGGGCAGAAAGGTTAAATCCCTGTCCGGAGCCAGACAGGGAGGAAGTCAGGAGAGCTGAAAGCGTTTACATTCTGGGTGCAGACATGGGACTCTGCTTCTAAGTCTCTCCGTGGCTCCCCAAATCCTATACCCACCAAACACCCAAACCACATGGGCGATTCTCTACAATACATTCGAATCTTCCACAGTACATAGGAACCCAAACTCAAATCCCAAGGCGCCACCTAAACTCAAGAGAACCCCAAAGTATTCCCATACCCACGAAAAAtgtccccactccctcccatTATAGCTTCCCTGGCATTCGCCAACCTCTAAGGCTACTCTCGAAACCTAGATACGCCCCCTCAAAACGCCCCACCAGGGCGCCGCGCCccctgaggggaggaggaggcacCCACGCGTGCGCAAGAGAAGAGGGCCCCGCCCCCTCGCTCCTTCCCTCCAGCTGTCGTGCCTGCCGGGCACCCAGCTGGTTTCCCTCCGCCCCTTTGTTGACAGACGTGCGCGTGATGGCCCCAGCCAATGAGCGGCGGCCATTCGGAGCCATGCCCATATAAGGCAGGCCTTGGCGACGGGGCCCAACTTCGAAAGAGGGTGGAGTAGGCGAGAGGTGACGAACGGGGTGTGGAAACAGTCAAGTGCAAGAGAGTGTGGAACAATTCCTAACTTCCTGCTAAACGGAAGAACAAGGCCAGCACCCAAGCCATAACAATCAAGGGAAGGTTTATTACGACGTTTCCTCTAAACCGGAGCCCTGATTGACAGCTGAGATTTAAAGGGCCAAGCAGTTCAGGGATTGAGACTCCAGGTCCGGAGGAAAGGAAGGGGGCAGAACGATCTGAAGTGCCTAGCTTTGGTAGGGAAACCTGGAGAGAGAGATTTCCCGCGGGAGAAACGGAGCAGCAGGATCACCTCACCCTGGAAAACAAATGGGCAGAATTGTCGTCACAAGTCCAAGCCTCTGGGCCTGGCATTCAACGCTCAGGCCATGTGGCCAAAAGGACCTCTCAGGCCTGCCCTTCCAACCAGGCACCGCAAATAGTACAAGAAAATaatatactttaataattttttaaaatattggctacCTGGTAAAATGAGACTATTTAGGATATAAATgagttaaaatgtttaaaattgacttcatctttcttttgactttttaaatgtggctactagaTTTTAAATTACATGTAAGGTGCACCTTTTTTCTATTGAACAGCACTGGCCTAGATCCTTTCAGTGCCAGGCCGGCTCAAGAGACACTCCACTCCTGGCATCTGTCCATTCCTACCACCCTGTCTGCTACCAGCCATCCTGCACATCAGAGCCAGAAGGGTCTTCTCAAAATATAAACCTGACTTTGTCCCTACCCTGCTCAGAACCTACCATGACTCCCCAGTGCCCCTGAGGAAAAGCCCAGATACTCTCTAACTCTAGCCTCATCCTTCCCCACTTTCCCATGCCCCCAGTGGACCCAGGTAAGCACCTGCTCTGGCCTACAGAATAGTTAGAATACTGAGGCCTTCTCTGATCCTCAGGAGGAGTGGTTATGTCCAttgtatagatgaagaaactgaggcaggtcaggttgccTAACTAGCTCAAGGTCACACGTAACTGGTGGGACTTAGAGCAGGGATGGGAACCCAGGGAATCTGATTTTAGATTGCTCTGCTCTTTTGTTTAATTATATATTCTCTGGGGTTTCAGCTCAGCCatcctctcctccaggaagctaaCCCCCTAAGGCTGGGTCAGGCTCCACCTCTGGGGtcccacactggcctccttgctggATATTCCTCAGAGTCACCAAGCCCTTTCCTCCTATGTTACCTCTGATTGGCATGCTTTCCCCccagaaaagaaagagcaagCCCATATGGTTCTATCCCTTCTATCATTTGGGTCTTAGCTCAAATGTAACTTTCATGGGCCTGTATCTTTAACCAGGAGGCCTTCCCTGAGCTCCCTTTCTGGAAACCTTCCACCCGCCCAGAGAGGTCCTCTGGGTTCCCCAAACCTAGCCCTGTCCACTGTCACTATTGAGGGATGGATCCGTCTGCTCCACTGAATAGTGAACCCATGGGAGGAAAGGTCAGAGTTATCATGGTCATCATGGTGACCCCAGCAACACTGCCCAGCACGGGACGGAATGGATCAAAGTTCCCTGCCCTAAGGCTCCATGTCTCAAACTCCTGGAGGCCTGGCAGTGTAAACTCTCTTTCACACCCAAATATTCTATCTGGGTCAGAGGTTACTAGGGCAGAATTCTCTAACTTCCCAAACACGAAGCTCCGAACAAGGCCATACCCTAAGGCAATGCTCCGTGAAGATCCACTTATTGAAAAACATCTGGAGCTAAACAGACTGAAAatcaaaagatggaaaaagactGACCAGGCAAATAAGAACCAAGAATCAAGTAGAGAGGCTTCcgcggtggctcagtggtaaagaatccgcttgccaattcaggagacacgggttcgatccctgatctgggaagaccccacatgctgtggagcaactaagcccgcgtgcgccacaactatacagcctgcgctctagagcccagaagccgccactactgagcccatgtgccttacagggctgtgctctgcagcaagagaagccaccgcaatgagaagcccgtgcaccacaactagagagcagctcccGCTTGCTGAAATTAGGGAAAAGcccctgcagcaacaaagacccagcacagccaaaaaaaaaaaaagagtcaagcaGAGAAGTGACAGTGCTGATTAAAACAGACAGTTAACAACtgacaaaaggaaaaagggatgatTAGGGACAAAGAATGTGACAAAACAAACTGACCCACTATACACAAAAGTTCTCAATGTAAGTGCTCCTAATACTATGGCACAAAACAGACAAggcaaaaagcaacagaatgacaCCTTGGCAAGTCCACCACTGTAGTGGGGAGCCTTAATGTATCTCTTCATAAGACCGcggttgaaaagaaaaaaatcagtaaggacCTGGACCACACAATCACCACTCTTGCTGGAATACCCACAATTAGAGAATCCAGCTTTATGTCCCTCATCTGACACTCTGAGGTCCTCCTGTGTGCGGGCCCTGGGTTGGGTGCTGGAGCTACAGAGATGACACAGAGATCACCAGAAAGAGCTCATGGGAAGGGGGGCAGGCATCCAAAGAAACAGTCATGGCCAAGATGAATGTATTACAGAGGAAATGATGATCACAACAGCAGTTAACACTGGCGCTCTCACCGTGAGCCAGGCTTTGTTCTGagtgctttataaatattaacttgTTTAATTCTCACATCGTTTTACTACTTTTTAATCTCATTTCAGATGTTAGAAAGTGGAGGCATAGAATGGGT
This window harbors:
- the FBXO46 gene encoding F-box only protein 46, coding for MDRGGLLPFQLWCPRPFGTYSQNQPRPPSAALKPSACSEPGGGAEPEHGPAHSENTPPVLASDAPASQPAPLLSAAAAGDEGRVLLDTWYVIKPGNTKEKVAFFVAHQCGGGNRASSMKVKGHWGSDSSKAKRRRRCLESTKAPPDPGGQDGPPAAEGAPISAGEDVDLLSVAEMVALVEQRAALALQSYPRPSTPAPVVFVSAEQGGPGKGLGSERRSGGGDCSRVAEAVAHFEAQRDNPPAKGLRKEERPGPGPGEVRIAFRISNGRESRAPDGSLPNGSGGRPGCAYPGSPGPGARAKDKITCDLYQLISPSRDALPSNVEFLLARADEASEGETPAPARPEDTPPAPPPPPARDCGASGFHVDVVVTGVVDECIFFGKDSTKNVKEETVCLTVSPEEPPPPGQLFFLQSRGPDGPPEPPPADSPATAPGPDDAEGTADTSLCRLYRHVSHDFLEIRFKIQRLLEPRQYMLVLPEHVLVKIFSFLPTRALAALKCTCHHFKGIIEAFGVRATDSRWSRDPLYRDDPCKQCRKRYEKGDVSLCRWHPKPYHHDLPYGRSYWMCCRRADRETPGCRLGLHDNNWVLPCNGPGTGGGRAGREEGR